The genomic window CATAGTGGGTGAGAATATATTTGCCCATGAATCGGGCATTCATGCCGATGGTGTCATAAAAGACCCATCTACCTATGAGTTTTTAGATCCGGTGGAATTGGGCCTTAAGAGGAAAATCATTATAGGAAAACATTCGGGCACTGCTTCCATTAAAGCCAGGTTGAAAGAATACGGCATCTTTATAGATGAAGAACTGGCAAAAGACATACTGCAAGAAGTGCGAAGCATGGCAGTAGCCCTGAAAAGGCCGCTTCTTGACAGGGAGCTCATTTCCATTTACAAAAATATGTTGAATTTAGACCAAAAAGCGGTATAAGGTCGAAGGTTAACCTGGATAAAATGCAAAAATTTCCCCCTTTCTTGTTAAAAACATGCTATAATGGACATGAAATTGCTGAAGGGGGACTTTGAATGGAAGAAATATTAAAAAAGATTTTAGAAAAAGTCGATGGTATTGAAAATAGCGTAACGGAATTAAAAGAAGGGCAAAAAAGGCTTGAAGAAAGGCAGGCAAATTTAGAGGAAGGCCAGAAGAGACTTGAAGAAAGCCAGAAGAGACTTGAGGAAGGCCAGAAGAGACTTGAAGAAAGCCAGAAGAGACTTGAAGAAAGCCAGAAGAGACTTGAAGAAAGACAGAAGAGACTTGAAGAAAGACAGGCAAAATTAGAGGAAGGCCAGAAGGAGATAAGAAAAGAAATAAAATTTATCTGGGATGACATAAGGAAGCTTGATAATAGGCTCTTTGCTCAGGAAAAAATACATCAAATTTGAATTGCAGATAGAAGTTATAAAAAAGCCCGGAGATACCGGGCTTTTTTGTTCTTTATTAATTATATTATATTACACTTTGAACTTGTTTACCAATGATGTTAGGTTTTCCGCCAGTTTTGCCAGTTCCTGAGCTGATGCGGCGATGTTTTCCATGGTGGCTGTCTGTTCTTCCGAGGAAGCAGAAACTTCTTCGGTGCCGGCGGCGGTCTCCTGGGCTATGCTTGAGATACTCTGGACCATTTCTACAATGTGTTCCACATTTTGATATTGTGATGAAAGTTCAGTTGAGATTTCTCTGGAGCGCAGGGCTGCCGCATCGATTCGTGCCATCAATCCGTCTATTCTCTCATTGATTTCTTTGATGAGGACCTGGCCTTCATTCACCTGCTTATTGCTTTCCGCCATGGCATTTACTGCGATCCTGCTACTGTTTTGAATCAACTTGACAATTTCGGCTATCTGCTTGGCGGCTTCTCCTGACTGCTCTGCCAGTTTTCTTACTTCATCCGCCACCACTGCAAAACCGCGGCCGTGCTCACCGGCCCGGGCTGCTTCTATGGAAGCATTCAGCGCCAGAAGATTGGTCTGATCTACAATATCACGAATGATTCCCGAAATTTTACCGATTTCCGTGACTTTAGAATCCAGTTCCTGCATTATTGCATTTGTCTTGTCCACCGTTGATTTTATGGTATTCATCTTTTCCGTAGCAATCTCTATCTTTTGCCGGCTTTCTTTCGCGTTTTGAGCCATTTCTTCGGCTGAAGAGGCTGTTGAATGGGCATTTTCCTCAACCTTACCGTTGGAAACCACCAGTTTGTCCACTAAACTTGAGATTTCGGCAAGTTTTCTGGCCTGTTCGTTAGCCCCTGCCGCTATCTGCTCTATGGCTCCTGCTACCTGCTGAGTAGACTGGTTGCTCTGCTCGGCACCGGCGGCCAGTTCTTCGGCTGAAGCAGACATGTTTTCTGCTGCCTTAATGACCTCTTTCACAAGCTCTTTTAGACTTGATACCATTGAATTAAAAGAGGATGCCAGTATTCCAATTTCTGTTGAATCCTTTATATTGATGCTTTCCATTAGGTTTCCGGATGCGACGCTGTTGGAAACTTTCACCATGCGGCTTATGGGTTTTGCAATCAAATTTCCTATAAAAAGACCCATGCCCAGGCAAAGAAGCGCTATTACGATGGCTGTTATGTATATGGTCCCTGTTACCCTGTTTACATGGGCAAATGCCTCACTAACCGGTTGCTGCACGAATATACCCCATCCTATGGATTTTTGCCTTCCGTATGCCACGAATCTTTTGGCCCCACCTATTTCATATGTTGTAAATCCGGATTTTCCGGACAGTGCCGCCTTGACAAAATCATATTTTGAACGATTTTCGCGGGATTTTACAATCTTATAATCCTTATGGGCTATAATATACCCGTCGCTGTCGGTTATGTACGCATATCCTTCGTTGCCGACTTTCATATTCATGACTATTCTTGTTAAACTCACCAGGGAAACGTCCGCACTGATGACGCCCACAGGCTGACCGGTGTCGGATAATATGGTGTTGGATATGGATATGATGGAGTTGCCAGACATCTGGTCTACTTTGACTTTGGTCACATAGAGGCCTTTTGCATCCATAGCCCCGGTGTACCATGGTTCACTTTTTACATCATAGTTATCGGGAAAAGAGGCAAACGGTACAGCAAAAACTTTACCTCTGGTATCTACCACATATATCCGCAGTATCTGGGGATTTTGCTGGGTCATGTCATAAAGAAACGGGGTAATCTGGTCCTGGTCCATGGTCCTCACAACTTTAGTGGTGGCCAGGAAGGTCACAAGATTTTTATTTTGCTCTATAAAAAGGTCTATATTGTCATTTAGATTATCTACGATAATACTGGCTTTTTCCCGGACTTCCTGCATCATGGAGTCCTTGACGAGATAGTTGATAATGACCCCCATAACAACGAGAGGAATCAGAGCCATTGCGGTGAGATATACCGCAAGACGTGTTTTTAAACTTGTTTTCAAATGAATACCCCCCTGATAAAATTATATGTGCAACAAATAAAAAAGCCCTTCCGGGCGAATAGTATAGTTGCAACCTGGCAGCCATAGCATGTTCAATGCCGTAGGCCCATGGCTTTGCGCCCGCCCCTTTCGGGGAGTTTGCCAAAAAACTATATTTTATCTAATTATACCTAATTTTGTCAAAAAATGCAATAAAATTTTAAGGAAGCAGGGGACGGTCGTATTGCTTCCATCTCAAAAAAATGTTTTTTCATTCATCTGAGAGTATCATGATAGTAATGCGGCATTTATTGGTAACAATAAAAATGATATAATAACGGTAACAAATTATCAAGGATCCGATGCTAAGGACTTGACTATCACCGAAAGTAACTTTTTACACCACAACCATAGTTGAAGGCGATCACATAAAACGGAGGGCGCAATATTGAAGGAGCAAAGTAAAATAAAGGTAGGACAAAGTATAAAAATCGACATAAACGGCATGGCCCACGAAGGGCAAGGTGTGGGTAGGATAAACGGCATGGCCGTTTTTGTAGAAGGAGCGTTGAAGGGGGAAAAGGTAAAAGCGCGGGTGGACAAAGTGGCCAGAAATTATGCCATAGCCCATGCGGAAAGTATCCTGGAGCCTTCTCCGGAGAGGACAACGCCTCCCTGCCCTTATGCCGAAAGGTGCGGCGGCTGTATGCTGCAACACCTCTCCTACAAGGGACAGCTGGAGTTTAAAACCCAAAAGGTAAGGGACAGCCTGGAAAGGATCGGCCATATACAGACTGTGGTTCACGATACTATAGGCATGCCCGAGCCATGGAGGTACCGAAACAAGGCCCAGTATCCGGTAGGAGAAGATAAAGACCAGGCGGTGCTAGGATTTTATGAAAAGAGGACCCATAATATAGTTCCCTCCGGTTCCTGTATGATACAAAATGAGTTCAGTGATAAAGTCGCCGGAATTGTTAAGGAATGGGCGGATCGTTATCATGTGCCCATTTATAATGAGATAAAGCATAAAGGCCTTTTGCGCCATGTTGTCACCAGGGTTGGCATAAAGACCGGAGAGGTCATGGCCATCCTGGTGGTAAACGGAAGTAAAATTCCCTATGAACAGGAACTGATAGAGCTTTTGCAGCATCGGATAAAGGGATTTAAAAGCCTCATATTAAATATAAACGATAAGAAGACCAATGTGATACTCGGCGAAAAAAACACCGTTA from Biomaibacter acetigenes includes these protein-coding regions:
- a CDS encoding coiled-coil domain-containing protein codes for the protein MEEILKKILEKVDGIENSVTELKEGQKRLEERQANLEEGQKRLEESQKRLEEGQKRLEESQKRLEESQKRLEERQKRLEERQAKLEEGQKEIRKEIKFIWDDIRKLDNRLFAQEKIHQI
- a CDS encoding methyl-accepting chemotaxis protein, which translates into the protein MKTSLKTRLAVYLTAMALIPLVVMGVIINYLVKDSMMQEVREKASIIVDNLNDNIDLFIEQNKNLVTFLATTKVVRTMDQDQITPFLYDMTQQNPQILRIYVVDTRGKVFAVPFASFPDNYDVKSEPWYTGAMDAKGLYVTKVKVDQMSGNSIISISNTILSDTGQPVGVISADVSLVSLTRIVMNMKVGNEGYAYITDSDGYIIAHKDYKIVKSRENRSKYDFVKAALSGKSGFTTYEIGGAKRFVAYGRQKSIGWGIFVQQPVSEAFAHVNRVTGTIYITAIVIALLCLGMGLFIGNLIAKPISRMVKVSNSVASGNLMESINIKDSTEIGILASSFNSMVSSLKELVKEVIKAAENMSASAEELAAGAEQSNQSTQQVAGAIEQIAAGANEQARKLAEISSLVDKLVVSNGKVEENAHSTASSAEEMAQNAKESRQKIEIATEKMNTIKSTVDKTNAIMQELDSKVTEIGKISGIIRDIVDQTNLLALNASIEAARAGEHGRGFAVVADEVRKLAEQSGEAAKQIAEIVKLIQNSSRIAVNAMAESNKQVNEGQVLIKEINERIDGLMARIDAAALRSREISTELSSQYQNVEHIVEMVQSISSIAQETAAGTEEVSASSEEQTATMENIAASAQELAKLAENLTSLVNKFKV
- the rlmD gene encoding 23S rRNA (uracil(1939)-C(5))-methyltransferase RlmD; translated protein: MKEQSKIKVGQSIKIDINGMAHEGQGVGRINGMAVFVEGALKGEKVKARVDKVARNYAIAHAESILEPSPERTTPPCPYAERCGGCMLQHLSYKGQLEFKTQKVRDSLERIGHIQTVVHDTIGMPEPWRYRNKAQYPVGEDKDQAVLGFYEKRTHNIVPSGSCMIQNEFSDKVAGIVKEWADRYHVPIYNEIKHKGLLRHVVTRVGIKTGEVMAILVVNGSKIPYEQELIELLQHRIKGFKSLILNINDKKTNVILGEKNTVIFGSPYIYDYIGDIKFGLSPLSFFQVNPVQVEVLYNKALEYAGLTGEETVIDTYCGIGTITLFLARKAKKVYGIEIVKPAVEDARHNAQINGIANVEFIHGAAEEVMPQLLEKGIKADVIVMDPPRRGCDQKLLEAAIGMSPRTIVYVSCNPATLARDLRFLEDHGYKAEEVQPVDMFPHTHHVECVVSLKRKPIT